A stretch of Actinomycetota bacterium DNA encodes these proteins:
- a CDS encoding class I fructose-bisphosphate aldolase, whose amino-acid sequence MATTKELNKVARALVAPGKGILAADESTGSIQKRLESIGVESTEETRRAYRDVLLTTKGMGEFISGVILFDETIRQSSGDGTTFVKALQDAGVIPGIKVDTGAKPLAKSPGETVTEGLDGLRDRLIEYRGIGAKFTKWRAVIDIAGDEIPSRYSIQVNAHALARYASLCQDEGLVPIVEPEVLMDGDHTIERCDQVTRETLTVVFAELEAQLVDFSGMLLKPNMVVPGKTSSTQVDHGKIAEMTVAALKASVPETVPGVVFLSGGMSDEDATARLNEMNKLGPHPWQLSFSYGRALQAPALKTWKGESSNVEAAQRAFYHRAKMNSLARTGEYKSEMESAA is encoded by the coding sequence ATGGCCACGACAAAAGAGCTCAACAAGGTGGCGCGCGCGCTCGTGGCGCCCGGCAAGGGCATCCTCGCCGCCGACGAGTCCACCGGCTCGATCCAGAAGCGATTGGAATCGATCGGCGTCGAGTCGACCGAAGAGACGCGCCGGGCTTATCGCGACGTGCTCCTCACGACCAAGGGGATGGGCGAATTCATCTCCGGGGTCATCCTGTTCGACGAGACGATCCGCCAATCGTCTGGGGACGGCACCACGTTCGTGAAGGCGCTCCAGGACGCCGGCGTGATCCCCGGCATCAAGGTCGACACGGGGGCGAAGCCGCTGGCGAAGTCGCCCGGCGAGACGGTGACCGAGGGCCTCGACGGGCTGCGCGACCGGCTGATCGAGTATCGCGGGATCGGCGCCAAGTTCACCAAGTGGCGCGCCGTGATCGACATCGCCGGTGACGAGATCCCGTCGCGCTATTCCATCCAGGTCAACGCGCATGCGCTCGCGCGATACGCGTCGCTCTGCCAGGACGAAGGACTCGTCCCGATCGTCGAGCCCGAAGTGCTGATGGACGGCGATCACACGATCGAGCGCTGCGATCAAGTCACTCGCGAAACGCTGACGGTCGTTTTCGCCGAGCTCGAAGCGCAGCTGGTCGACTTCTCAGGGATGTTGCTCAAGCCGAACATGGTGGTCCCCGGCAAGACGTCGTCGACACAAGTCGACCACGGGAAGATCGCTGAGATGACGGTCGCCGCGCTCAAGGCGTCGGTGCCCGAAACGGTGCCCGGCGTCGTGTTCCTGTCCGGCGGGATGTCGGACGAGGACGCGACGGCGCGCCTCAACGAGATGAACAAGCTCGGGCCGCACCCGTGGCAGCTGTCGTTCTCGTACGGCCGGGCGTTGCAAGCGCCGGCGCTGAAGACGTGGAAGGGCGAGTCGAGCAACGTCGAAGCTGCGCAGCGCGCGTTCTACCACCGGGCGAAGATGAACTCGCTCGCTCGCACCGGCGAGTACAAGTCCGAGATGGAGAGCGCCGCCTAG
- a CDS encoding cyclic nucleotide-binding domain-containing protein, whose translation MEWELLAGLSPEERDSLLALARRRRYARNEIIFHQGDPAETLHLIESGRVSVRVTTPRGDVATLAVLGSGDFFGETSEPPADSATAVSVRTFLIADVRGYTAFTREHGDAAAARLAKKFADLARDAVEARGGQVIELRGDEALAVFTSTAQAVRAAVELQAACAEARPPERAGLDAATTANREQYATILSWREPLRWSS comes from the coding sequence ATGGAGTGGGAACTCCTCGCCGGCCTATCGCCCGAAGAGCGAGACTCACTCCTCGCGCTCGCGCGGCGTCGCAGGTATGCGCGGAACGAGATCATCTTCCATCAGGGTGATCCCGCCGAGACGCTTCATCTGATCGAGAGCGGCCGCGTTTCCGTTCGCGTGACGACCCCGCGTGGTGACGTCGCGACGCTCGCCGTGCTCGGGTCCGGAGACTTCTTCGGCGAGACCTCGGAACCGCCGGCTGATTCCGCGACCGCCGTTTCCGTGCGGACGTTCCTGATCGCCGACGTTCGCGGATACACGGCGTTCACGCGCGAGCACGGCGATGCGGCGGCCGCGCGTCTGGCGAAGAAGTTCGCCGACCTGGCCCGCGACGCGGTCGAAGCGCGCGGCGGGCAAGTCATCGAGCTTCGCGGCGACGAGGCGCTGGCCGTGTTCACCTCGACCGCGCAGGCTGTTCGCGCAGCGGTGGAACTCCAGGCCGCGTGCGCCGAGGCCCGGCCGCCCGAGAGGGCGGGTCTTGACGCGGCAACCACGGCGAACCGTGAACAATATGCTACGATATTGTCATGGCGCGAACCGCTACGCTGGTCCAGCTGA
- a CDS encoding SRPBCC family protein, whose translation MRVQQSIFIDRPPKDVWRLVGDLARYPEFFAGITKWDPKSEERSGVGARYRVLMQVGSIQAGGTLHVTEWEENRGIAWESETGIGMTGRTEIEPERAGTRVRLEIDFTLPGLGGWLVERIAGRIVGRNLWATLLAARWVVEHEQDAA comes from the coding sequence ATGCGTGTCCAGCAATCGATCTTCATCGACCGGCCTCCGAAGGACGTCTGGCGGCTCGTCGGCGATCTCGCGCGGTATCCGGAGTTCTTCGCCGGCATCACGAAGTGGGACCCCAAGTCCGAGGAGCGCTCCGGCGTCGGCGCGCGCTATCGCGTTCTGATGCAGGTCGGGTCGATCCAGGCGGGCGGCACCCTTCACGTGACCGAATGGGAGGAGAACCGCGGGATCGCCTGGGAGTCGGAGACCGGCATCGGGATGACCGGACGCACCGAGATCGAGCCCGAACGCGCCGGGACGCGGGTGCGCCTGGAGATCGACTTCACGCTGCCGGGCCTGGGAGGCTGGCTGGTCGAGCGCATCGCCGGCAGGATCGTCGGACGCAACCTCTGGGCGACGCTGCTCGCCGCCAGGTGGGTCGTCGAGCACGAGCAGGACGCGGCTTAG
- a CDS encoding PaaI family thioesterase: MADEPLIPPGLDTLTERLGITIEEWGRERVVGTMPVEGNTQPDGILHGGATCSLIETLASAGAAAVAGWPERLVMGLQQSTNFIRASREGHVRGVATPIHTGRTTHVWQVEVTHIETGKLTASGRVTLAVRERPTE; this comes from the coding sequence GTGGCCGACGAACCCCTGATCCCACCCGGCCTCGACACGCTAACCGAGCGGCTCGGCATCACGATCGAAGAATGGGGACGCGAGCGCGTCGTCGGAACGATGCCGGTCGAAGGGAACACGCAGCCCGACGGGATCCTCCACGGCGGCGCGACGTGCTCGCTGATCGAGACGCTCGCGTCGGCCGGCGCGGCCGCCGTCGCGGGCTGGCCCGAGAGGCTCGTGATGGGACTCCAGCAATCCACGAACTTCATCCGCGCGAGCAGGGAGGGTCACGTTCGCGGTGTCGCCACCCCGATCCACACCGGCAGAACGACCCACGTCTGGCAGGTCGAGGTCACCCACATCGAAACCGGAAAGCTCACCGCTTCGGGGCGAGTGACGCTGGCGGTTCGAGAACGCCCGACGGAATAG
- a CDS encoding adenylate/guanylate cyclase domain-containing protein: MSDPKGKDAAKGKAKAKARSKAALAKEEAREAKREGGRRAASAIREAIKTALGQDTELAEEMEDAQRRAGGKRSAAAWLHAADALEPVLADAVERRPSFLGRLAYGTAQLVTALATDDEASSGRFAEIAGGDHVGIVFIDVVGFTAYTAKNGDDAAVSLVKRLETMVGSICNLHEGEVVKHLGDGFLLAFATAADAAQAALALRDSARKKRAADPSFQQVRIAVHAGRPSVVRDDLIGHDVNLTARLLEHCEPGDVLVTADAKLLAEKDLDSLRFVDAGSVQPRGLSEPVATYRAV; the protein is encoded by the coding sequence ATGTCCGATCCCAAAGGCAAAGACGCGGCGAAGGGCAAGGCGAAAGCGAAAGCCAGGTCCAAGGCCGCGCTCGCGAAGGAAGAAGCGCGCGAGGCGAAGCGGGAGGGCGGTCGCCGGGCGGCGTCGGCGATCCGCGAGGCCATCAAGACCGCCTTAGGGCAGGACACTGAGCTGGCCGAGGAGATGGAGGACGCGCAGCGGCGCGCGGGCGGCAAGCGCAGCGCCGCGGCGTGGCTCCACGCAGCGGACGCGCTCGAGCCGGTCCTCGCGGACGCGGTCGAGCGCCGGCCGTCGTTCCTCGGCAGGCTCGCCTACGGCACCGCGCAGCTCGTCACCGCGCTCGCGACCGACGACGAGGCGTCGAGCGGGCGCTTCGCCGAGATCGCCGGCGGCGACCACGTCGGGATCGTGTTCATCGACGTCGTCGGCTTCACCGCGTACACGGCGAAGAACGGCGACGACGCGGCCGTCTCTCTGGTGAAGCGTCTCGAGACGATGGTGGGAAGCATCTGCAACCTCCACGAGGGCGAGGTCGTGAAGCATCTCGGCGACGGGTTCCTGCTCGCGTTCGCGACCGCCGCCGACGCGGCGCAGGCGGCGCTGGCGCTCCGCGACTCGGCGCGCAAGAAGCGAGCGGCCGACCCGTCGTTCCAGCAGGTTCGGATCGCCGTGCACGCCGGGCGCCCGTCGGTGGTGCGCGACGACCTGATCGGCCACGACGTGAACCTCACGGCCCGGCTCCTCGAGCACTGCGAGCCCGGCGACGTGCTGGTGACCGCGGACGCGAAGCTGCTCGCGGAGAAGGACCTGGACTCGCTGCGTTTCGTCGATGCGGGGAGCGTTCAGCCGCGCGGCCTGTCCGAACCGGTCGCGACCTACCGGGCGGTCTAA
- a CDS encoding lysophospholipid acyltransferase family protein, whose translation MKEQQLDLIEPEKRAFVSGVAADLEARDPEYIRSQLPLMWLLATLYFRAEVKGFERIPEEGPLLFVANHSGGNMTPDSIVFTLAFNTYFGVERPLHALAHALVTSYPILGTLAKKWGIVTAGPEAAKAILERGHSVLVYPGGDVEVHRPWTARHEIRFDGRKGFLRLAKEANVPIVPVVSLGGQDTYLPLTDGRAIAKALRLDKLARLKVLPISLALPWGLNIGDFLGHIPLPAKIRQEVLEPIDVVSKFGDDADSDDAYDYVTGRMQETLTAMAASRVLPPFV comes from the coding sequence ATGAAGGAGCAACAGCTTGATCTCATCGAGCCCGAAAAGCGCGCCTTCGTCAGCGGCGTCGCCGCCGACCTCGAGGCGCGCGATCCCGAGTACATCCGCAGCCAGCTCCCGTTGATGTGGCTGCTGGCGACCCTGTACTTCCGGGCCGAGGTGAAGGGCTTCGAGCGGATCCCCGAGGAAGGGCCGCTGCTGTTCGTCGCCAACCACTCGGGCGGGAACATGACGCCGGACTCGATCGTGTTCACGCTCGCCTTCAACACGTACTTCGGCGTGGAGCGGCCGCTGCACGCGCTGGCGCACGCGCTCGTCACCTCGTATCCGATCCTCGGGACCCTCGCGAAGAAGTGGGGCATCGTGACGGCCGGGCCCGAAGCTGCGAAGGCGATCCTGGAGCGGGGCCACAGCGTGCTCGTGTATCCCGGCGGCGACGTCGAGGTGCACCGCCCGTGGACCGCGCGCCATGAGATCCGCTTCGACGGACGCAAAGGCTTCCTGCGACTCGCGAAGGAAGCCAACGTGCCGATCGTTCCCGTCGTCTCGCTCGGCGGGCAGGACACCTACCTGCCGCTGACCGACGGCCGCGCGATCGCGAAGGCGCTCCGCTTGGACAAGCTGGCGCGCCTCAAGGTTCTGCCGATCTCGCTTGCGCTGCCGTGGGGGCTCAACATCGGCGACTTCCTCGGCCACATCCCGCTCCCGGCGAAGATCCGCCAGGAAGTGCTCGAGCCGATCGATGTCGTCTCCAAGTTCGGCGACGACGCCGACTCGGACGACGCGTACGACTACGTCACCGGCCGGATGCAGGAAACCCTCACCGCGATGGCGGCTTCGCGCGTGCTGCCGCCCTTCGTGTGA